A stretch of Desulfobacter hydrogenophilus DNA encodes these proteins:
- the mutL gene encoding DNA mismatch repair endonuclease MutL: MSRIRILPDLLSNQIAAGEVVQRPVSVVKELVENAMDAGADRIIVEIENGGKTLIRVSDNGCGLSRDEAVLALERYATSKIYTKEDLFSISTFGFRGEALPSIASVSKFSFVSRTADNAIGTRVDMNGGKLSGVTDTGAPVGTMVEVRRLFFNTPARRKFLKSENTEAGHIADALAGLAMGNPGVGFRLVVNRRSVKSYPPGQSLFQRAQMVLGKEVADQLYEMQWPKMDEDGDSGLPELCIRGVCANPGVTRSTANRIFLFVNRRLVYDRGLVAAMFQGYRGRIMKGRYPVGAVCVELPCDQVDVNVHPTKREIKFITPGPVYQALSIAVANALSRGQDDKLSYARAVMPQKKDSPMPVQAALKSASLSEQRLTPDLFESASTLQSSTVYDSFDSPAESFQAAEAREKSWTPVPETKLSDQAPVAGHEPQTSDQGITAPLSEPEPFQATQSGFRVVGQVLNIYIVVEKQNHLILVDQHAAHERIVFEQLLNRYKHMDVQSQSLVVPEVLELSHKEALVLDSIMADLADLGIKVEPFGGTSFVIKAVPVLVEEKQVGPMVVEMVEKISHANGTGLKNDWLEDALATMACHRSVRGGQSMSLKEMTALVAQLFTCENPMHCPHGRPVFVSFDARSLEKLFKRLV, from the coding sequence ATGAGCAGAATACGCATTCTTCCTGATCTCCTGTCCAACCAGATCGCGGCCGGTGAAGTGGTACAGCGGCCGGTTTCCGTGGTTAAGGAACTGGTGGAAAACGCCATGGATGCCGGGGCTGACAGGATTATTGTGGAGATTGAAAACGGCGGGAAAACCTTAATCCGTGTTTCGGACAACGGGTGCGGGCTTTCCCGGGATGAGGCGGTGCTGGCACTGGAGCGGTATGCCACATCCAAGATCTACACAAAGGAAGACCTGTTTTCCATTTCAACGTTTGGGTTCAGAGGCGAGGCCCTACCATCCATTGCATCTGTATCAAAATTCAGTTTTGTGTCCCGTACAGCGGATAACGCCATCGGTACCCGGGTGGATATGAATGGCGGCAAGCTTTCCGGTGTAACTGATACCGGCGCGCCTGTGGGCACTATGGTGGAAGTCAGGCGGTTGTTTTTCAACACCCCAGCTCGAAGAAAATTTTTAAAAAGCGAAAATACGGAGGCTGGACATATTGCCGATGCCTTAGCCGGTCTTGCCATGGGAAATCCCGGAGTGGGATTTCGCCTTGTGGTCAACCGCAGATCCGTCAAGAGCTATCCGCCAGGTCAGAGCCTTTTTCAGCGGGCCCAGATGGTGTTGGGTAAAGAGGTGGCGGATCAACTGTACGAAATGCAGTGGCCAAAAATGGATGAAGACGGTGACAGCGGCCTGCCGGAATTATGTATCCGCGGGGTGTGTGCTAATCCCGGTGTTACCCGCAGTACAGCCAACCGGATTTTTCTGTTCGTTAACCGGCGCCTTGTGTATGACAGAGGGTTGGTTGCTGCCATGTTCCAGGGGTACCGGGGCCGGATCATGAAGGGGCGGTATCCTGTGGGGGCGGTGTGTGTGGAGCTGCCTTGTGACCAGGTGGACGTAAACGTGCATCCGACTAAACGCGAAATTAAATTTATTACCCCCGGCCCCGTATACCAAGCCTTATCCATTGCCGTGGCAAACGCCTTGTCCCGTGGTCAGGATGATAAACTATCCTATGCCAGAGCCGTTATGCCTCAGAAGAAGGATTCCCCAATGCCCGTCCAGGCTGCACTGAAATCCGCATCCCTATCAGAACAAAGATTGACGCCAGACTTGTTTGAAAGCGCTTCTACCCTGCAGTCGTCAACTGTGTATGACTCTTTTGATTCACCTGCTGAATCCTTTCAGGCGGCTGAAGCCCGTGAAAAGTCCTGGACCCCGGTACCGGAAACAAAACTGTCCGACCAGGCCCCTGTGGCTGGCCATGAACCTCAAACGTCAGATCAGGGTATTACAGCGCCCCTTTCGGAGCCTGAACCTTTTCAGGCAACTCAGTCAGGATTTAGGGTGGTCGGTCAGGTGCTCAATATTTATATTGTGGTGGAAAAGCAGAACCATCTGATACTGGTGGACCAGCATGCCGCCCATGAGCGCATTGTCTTTGAGCAGCTTTTAAACCGCTATAAGCATATGGATGTCCAGAGCCAGTCCCTGGTGGTTCCCGAGGTTCTGGAACTGAGCCATAAGGAGGCGTTGGTCCTTGACTCAATTATGGCGGATTTGGCCGACTTGGGTATTAAAGTTGAACCCTTTGGCGGGACATCATTTGTAATAAAAGCCGTGCCTGTGCTGGTGGAGGAAAAGCAGGTGGGGCCCATGGTGGTGGAAATGGTGGAGAAAATCAGCCATGCCAATGGCACGGGCCTTAAAAATGACTGGCTTGAAGATGCCCTGGCCACGATGGCCTGCCACCGGTCTGTGCGGGGCGGACAGTCCATGTCTCTAAAGGAAATGACAGCGCTTGTGGCACAGTTGTTTACCTGTGAAAATCCCATGCACTGCCCCCATGGCCGTCCGGTCTTTGTGTCCTTTGATGCCCGCAGTCTTGAAAAGCTGTTCAAAAGACTTGTATGA
- a CDS encoding FG-GAP-like repeat-containing protein, with protein MRKSIQTFFTFKTVVAVLTFFAFWATAGTGLCSDAKTVAVFPFEMNASQDLGFLQNGLFSMLSSRLSDAGKVDVLDRETVDKVLAGAKASGLVKGAFNEGVARDLGAQMGVDYVLFGSLTHYGESISLDAAMVDVSGKKETLAFFEQSNAMGDVIPLVNSFAGDINMKVFNRNIDNKMYARPQQQNPTLGGLQSAGGTGLYGGGMMAMQASQGFTTHLKMDDVIRAMATGDLNKDDRLQVVTATDSSLQIYHLEGNMLTEETHLDYPSYLRIIGLDVADINGNGYPEIFVTAMTINRETLSSFVVEYNGSSYTTLQDGLSYYFRVIDSLDGNPVLYAQDKGRGPYAGKIYIMTPANDTYQEEKAIRVPKGTSLLALNRGPVREDSGIEFLSINQHHHLVLINDAGSNEWESTEKYGKTNNYWLTGARGADNTFRDREYFNPRIKFHPAGEDQKEKVFLITNNEIGGGTLGRIKRFKEGRVEVMSWNGIALAPVFQTVPLQGWVSDFDIADIDNDGIEELVISVVTRSKIAILAKDRTSNIISYKLK; from the coding sequence ATGCGAAAATCCATACAAACATTTTTTACTTTCAAAACAGTGGTTGCTGTTTTGACCTTTTTTGCGTTCTGGGCAACAGCCGGTACGGGGTTGTGCAGTGACGCAAAAACCGTGGCGGTCTTCCCCTTTGAAATGAATGCGTCCCAGGATCTTGGTTTCCTGCAGAATGGATTGTTTTCAATGCTTTCCTCAAGGCTTTCTGATGCCGGGAAAGTAGATGTTCTGGACCGGGAAACCGTTGACAAAGTCCTGGCCGGGGCAAAGGCAAGCGGGCTTGTTAAAGGCGCTTTCAATGAGGGGGTTGCCCGGGATTTAGGTGCGCAGATGGGTGTGGATTACGTCCTTTTTGGCAGCCTTACCCATTATGGGGAAAGCATCAGTTTGGATGCGGCCATGGTGGATGTTTCAGGGAAAAAAGAGACCCTTGCTTTTTTCGAGCAAAGTAATGCCATGGGCGATGTTATTCCCTTGGTGAACTCCTTTGCCGGTGATATCAACATGAAGGTGTTCAACCGCAATATAGATAACAAAATGTATGCCCGGCCCCAGCAACAGAATCCGACCCTTGGGGGGCTGCAGTCCGCCGGCGGTACCGGCCTCTACGGTGGCGGCATGATGGCCATGCAGGCAAGTCAGGGATTTACTACCCATCTTAAGATGGATGACGTGATCCGGGCCATGGCCACCGGTGACCTGAATAAAGACGACCGTCTTCAGGTTGTTACGGCAACGGATTCTTCACTTCAGATATACCATCTTGAGGGTAATATGCTCACTGAAGAAACCCACCTGGATTACCCATCCTATTTAAGAATTATCGGGCTGGATGTGGCGGATATTAACGGCAACGGATATCCGGAGATTTTTGTCACGGCCATGACCATAAACAGGGAAACCCTTTCTTCTTTTGTGGTGGAATATAACGGCTCATCCTATACAACGCTCCAGGACGGCCTGTCTTACTATTTCCGTGTGATTGATTCTCTGGATGGCAATCCCGTGCTTTATGCCCAGGATAAAGGCCGGGGCCCATATGCCGGAAAAATTTACATCATGACTCCGGCCAATGATACTTACCAGGAGGAAAAAGCCATCCGTGTGCCCAAAGGCACATCTTTGCTTGCCCTGAACAGGGGACCGGTCCGGGAGGACAGTGGTATTGAATTTTTAAGCATCAATCAGCATCATCACCTGGTGCTCATCAATGATGCCGGCTCAAATGAATGGGAGAGTACGGAAAAATACGGGAAGACCAACAATTATTGGCTTACAGGGGCCCGGGGCGCGGACAACACTTTCCGGGATCGGGAATACTTTAATCCCAGAATTAAATTTCACCCCGCGGGAGAGGATCAAAAAGAAAAAGTTTTTCTGATCACAAATAATGAAATTGGCGGCGGAACCCTGGGCCGGATTAAACGGTTCAAGGAGGGGCGTGTTGAAGTCATGTCCTGGAACGGTATCGCCCTTGCACCGGTATTTCAGACCGTGCCTTTGCAGGGTTGGGTCTCTGATTTTGATATTGCCGATATAGATAATGACGGGATAGAAGAACTGGTTATTTCCGTTGTGACCCGGTCCAAAATAGCCATCCTTGCCAAGGATAGAACCTCGAACATTATTTCTTATAAATTGAAATAA
- a CDS encoding porin, with the protein MKKIIVAIAALALMASSAYAAEWNFYGEAMVYTGWVDSDPVDDSTVGETIGNFIDDFGDDLQYDEGLYTIAKIGAYVKVSDELSGRFEYQVKDGDVVLEHLYGAWNFGSGILTVGHTDTPINVAYSEQLTSNGTYEDLGLGGFGDFDNGQNAEIMLTFGGFSIAVINPERSAWTWNTDETSYEVEDGDYTNTQAVIPMIAACYKATFDMGEAQIAGGYNTFEIDDSEDIDAYGVALGAQLNFGALGMFVTGVWGQNIANLGTETASQYTGYAIYDGVDVNDCESMGGTIGVTYAVNDMLALEAGYGYIHGEFDEGDLSSSIAQSYYLQAAITLAPGVTVTPEVGMVDHREAGTTEDLYFGAAWAIAF; encoded by the coding sequence ATGAAAAAAATTATCGTAGCTATTGCAGCGCTTGCGCTGATGGCAAGTTCTGCGTATGCAGCAGAATGGAATTTTTACGGGGAAGCCATGGTTTATACAGGCTGGGTCGACTCTGATCCTGTTGATGACAGTACCGTAGGCGAAACAATCGGTAATTTCATTGATGACTTCGGCGATGACCTCCAGTATGATGAAGGTCTATATACTATTGCAAAGATTGGCGCCTATGTTAAAGTTTCTGATGAACTATCCGGTCGTTTTGAGTATCAGGTAAAAGACGGAGATGTAGTTCTTGAACATCTCTATGGTGCGTGGAATTTTGGTTCCGGTATCCTGACAGTTGGTCACACTGATACCCCTATCAATGTTGCGTATTCTGAGCAGCTTACCAGCAATGGGACTTATGAGGATCTTGGCCTCGGCGGATTCGGTGATTTCGATAACGGTCAAAATGCTGAAATCATGCTGACCTTCGGTGGGTTCTCCATTGCTGTTATTAATCCTGAAAGATCTGCCTGGACCTGGAATACAGACGAAACTTCCTATGAGGTAGAAGATGGTGACTATACCAATACCCAAGCTGTCATTCCCATGATTGCTGCTTGTTACAAAGCAACTTTTGATATGGGTGAAGCTCAAATTGCTGGCGGTTATAACACCTTTGAAATTGATGATAGTGAAGATATTGATGCCTATGGTGTTGCCCTTGGTGCACAGTTGAACTTTGGTGCATTGGGTATGTTTGTGACTGGTGTATGGGGCCAGAATATTGCTAATCTGGGTACTGAAACTGCTAGTCAATACACCGGCTACGCTATTTATGACGGTGTGGATGTTAACGATTGTGAATCCATGGGTGGTACCATTGGTGTAACTTATGCCGTTAATGACATGCTCGCCCTTGAAGCCGGTTATGGTTATATCCATGGCGAATTTGATGAAGGTGACCTTTCTAGTAGTATTGCTCAGTCCTACTACCTGCAGGCCGCCATTACCCTGGCTCCGGGTGTCACAGTTACTCCTGAAGTCGGCATGGTTGACCATAGAGAAGCAGGTACGACCGAAGATCTTTACTTCGGCGCTGCCTGGGCAATCGCATTCTAA
- a CDS encoding flagellin, with translation MENQLTSTISNLSVTKTNVTASESTIRDVDFAEETANFAKLSLLAQTGSYALSQANAASSNLTSLLQ, from the coding sequence GTGGAGAACCAGCTGACATCCACCATCTCTAACCTTTCGGTGACCAAAACCAATGTAACGGCCTCCGAATCTACCATCCGAGATGTCGATTTTGCAGAGGAAACAGCTAATTTTGCAAAACTGTCTCTGCTGGCCCAGACAGGTTCCTATGCCCTGAGCCAGGCAAATGCCGCATCTTCAAACCTGACCAGTCTGCTCCAGTAA
- the pseB gene encoding UDP-N-acetylglucosamine 4,6-dehydratase (inverting): MFNDKSILITGGTGSFGKSFVKTILTHYPNVKRLVVYSRDELKQFEMSQMFSSDQYPSIRYFIGDIRDRDRLRRGLEGIDTVIHAAALKQVPAAEYNPFECIKTNILGAQNLIEACLDTNSIRNVIALSTDKAAAPINLYGATKLCSDKLFVAANNIKGQRDIRFSVVRYGNVMGSRGSVVPFFLKKRPTGILPITDPHMTRFNISLQDGVDMVMWTIKNSRGGEVFVPKIASYKITDLAMAIGPECEHPIVGIRPGEKIHEEMITDSDSFNTVDLGRYYAILPTTGKQNAQHYCDHNGCKLVPPGFAYNSGTNPDFLTVEQLRELIRQDVDPNFEV, translated from the coding sequence GTGTTTAACGACAAATCGATTTTAATTACAGGCGGGACAGGATCCTTTGGCAAATCATTTGTTAAAACCATCCTGACCCATTATCCGAATGTTAAACGACTGGTCGTCTACTCGCGGGATGAGCTTAAGCAATTTGAAATGTCCCAGATGTTTTCAAGCGACCAATATCCCAGTATCCGTTATTTCATCGGCGATATCAGGGATAGAGACCGGTTACGCCGGGGCCTGGAGGGCATCGACACCGTGATTCATGCTGCTGCCCTCAAACAGGTGCCGGCTGCGGAATACAATCCGTTTGAGTGCATCAAAACAAATATTCTCGGTGCACAGAATCTGATTGAAGCCTGCCTGGATACAAACAGTATCCGCAACGTGATCGCCCTTTCGACAGATAAAGCTGCTGCGCCCATCAATCTTTACGGGGCAACCAAACTGTGTTCGGACAAATTGTTTGTGGCAGCCAACAATATAAAAGGACAACGGGACATTCGGTTTTCAGTCGTCCGGTATGGCAATGTCATGGGTTCCCGGGGGTCTGTGGTTCCTTTTTTTCTTAAAAAACGTCCCACCGGTATTCTGCCCATCACTGACCCGCACATGACCCGCTTTAACATCAGTTTGCAGGATGGGGTCGATATGGTGATGTGGACCATCAAAAATTCCCGGGGCGGAGAAGTCTTTGTTCCTAAGATTGCTTCCTATAAAATCACCGATCTTGCCATGGCGATCGGCCCGGAATGCGAACACCCAATCGTGGGCATCCGGCCCGGAGAAAAAATTCATGAAGAGATGATCACGGACAGTGACAGTTTCAACACAGTGGACCTGGGCAGATATTATGCCATCCTGCCCACCACGGGCAAACAGAATGCCCAGCATTATTGTGATCATAACGGCTGCAAACTGGTGCCCCCGGGATTTGCCTACAACAGCGGCACCAATCCGGATTTCTTAACAGTGGAACAGCTGCGGGAGTTGATCCGGCAGGATGTGGATCCTAATTTTGAGGTGTAG
- the pseC gene encoding UDP-4-amino-4,6-dideoxy-N-acetyl-beta-L-altrosamine transaminase, with product MIPYGRQHITQADIDAVVDVLQSDFLTQGPKVPAFERAVADRIGAKYAVAVNAGTSALHVACLALGLGPGDILWTSPITFVASANCALYCGARVDFVDIDPHTYTMCPKALEKKLEQAKKENRLPKIVVPVHLCGQSCNMKAIFDLSQKYGFKIIEDACHALGAEYKGSPVGNCRYSDITVFSFHPVKIITTGEGGMNTTNDADLASHMSRLCSHGITRDPDLMTHPPDGSWYYQQIDLGFNYRMTDIQAALGLSQLEKLDKFIARRRAIAKRYNQLLEKFPVITPWQDPDGVSAWHLYVIRLQLDKIRQTHQQVFVALREKGIGVNLHYIPVYQQPYYKQMNFHSGLCPQAEQYYSEAISIPIYPDLTEMQQNKIVTELQQTLKL from the coding sequence ATGATCCCTTATGGCAGGCAGCATATCACCCAGGCGGACATTGACGCGGTTGTCGATGTCCTGCAATCTGATTTTCTCACCCAGGGTCCGAAAGTACCGGCATTTGAGCGGGCCGTTGCGGACAGGATTGGGGCAAAATATGCAGTGGCTGTTAATGCTGGAACCAGTGCCCTGCATGTGGCATGCCTGGCCCTGGGGCTCGGCCCGGGGGACATTTTGTGGACTTCACCCATCACCTTTGTGGCCTCTGCCAATTGCGCCCTTTACTGCGGTGCCAGAGTGGACTTTGTGGACATTGATCCACACACCTACACTATGTGCCCCAAAGCCCTTGAAAAAAAGCTGGAGCAGGCAAAAAAGGAAAACCGCCTTCCCAAAATCGTTGTCCCGGTGCATCTGTGCGGACAGTCCTGCAACATGAAAGCCATCTTTGATCTGTCCCAAAAATATGGATTTAAAATTATTGAAGATGCCTGCCATGCCCTGGGCGCTGAATACAAAGGATCGCCCGTCGGCAATTGCCGATACAGCGACATCACAGTATTCAGCTTTCACCCTGTGAAAATCATCACCACCGGCGAAGGGGGTATGAATACCACCAACGATGCAGATCTGGCCTCGCACATGAGCCGGCTGTGCAGTCACGGCATTACCCGGGACCCGGATCTTATGACCCACCCACCGGACGGCTCCTGGTATTATCAGCAGATTGATCTCGGGTTTAACTATCGCATGACCGATATCCAGGCAGCGTTAGGACTTAGTCAACTTGAAAAACTAGATAAATTTATCGCCAGACGCCGAGCAATAGCCAAACGATATAACCAGCTTTTGGAAAAATTTCCGGTAATCACGCCCTGGCAGGACCCGGATGGGGTTTCTGCCTGGCATCTTTATGTAATCCGCCTGCAGCTGGACAAAATACGTCAAACCCATCAACAGGTGTTTGTGGCTTTAAGAGAAAAAGGAATCGGTGTTAATCTGCATTATATTCCTGTTTATCAGCAACCTTATTATAAACAAATGAATTTTCATTCTGGCCTTTGTCCACAGGCAGAGCAATATTATTCAGAAGCCATAAGTATCCCCATATATCCAGATCTAACTGAGATGCAACAAAATAAAATTGTAACAGAATTGCAACAAACGTTAAAATTATGA
- the pseF gene encoding pseudaminic acid cytidylyltransferase yields the protein MNIAIIPARGGSKRIPHKNIRMFCGRPMIAYAITAAKESGLFKHVVVSTDNEKIARIAREWGAVIPFVRPSELANDYTPTAPVIVHAIEACRIMGWSFENVCCIYPGVPFICNDDLKDALNLLLKSESEFCFPVTEFPSAVQRALIRLEDGKMKPLYPQFETTRTQDLQPAYHDAGQFYWGNTEAWEKNIKIHSNGIGYVIPNWRVIDIDTPADWKRAEMLFNSCYQSDLG from the coding sequence ATGAATATAGCTATTATTCCGGCCAGAGGCGGTTCAAAGCGAATCCCCCATAAAAATATTAGAATGTTTTGCGGACGACCAATGATTGCATATGCTATTACAGCAGCAAAAGAATCCGGCCTTTTTAAACACGTTGTCGTTTCTACAGATAATGAGAAAATTGCACGAATTGCCAGAGAATGGGGCGCAGTAATACCTTTTGTCCGACCGTCCGAACTGGCAAACGACTATACACCGACAGCTCCGGTTATCGTTCATGCAATTGAAGCTTGCAGAATTATGGGATGGTCCTTTGAAAATGTTTGCTGTATCTATCCAGGAGTGCCGTTTATTTGTAATGATGATTTGAAAGATGCATTAAATCTTCTGTTAAAAAGTGAATCGGAGTTCTGTTTTCCCGTTACTGAATTCCCATCTGCTGTCCAAAGAGCGCTCATCCGCTTGGAAGATGGGAAAATGAAGCCTCTTTACCCTCAATTTGAAACCACAAGGACTCAAGATCTTCAACCGGCCTATCATGATGCAGGGCAATTCTATTGGGGGAATACAGAAGCTTGGGAAAAAAACATAAAAATACATAGCAATGGTATCGGATATGTAATTCCAAACTGGCGTGTTATAGACATTGACACACCAGCAGATTGGAAGCGAGCTGAGATGCTTTTTAATAGCTGTTATCAGTCTGATTTAGGTTAA
- a CDS encoding pseudaminic acid biosynthesis-associated methylase: MSFKTEQEKSWAGEFGTQYIKSHALLSSNLYFFPGRYRSAHGVKTCIKFGANIGMNLKALKLLFPEQEKYGIEINSDAVGELVKNIPPNHVCHSSILDFPPPNTHKMIWDLALIKGVLIHINPDELNLVYDKLVTACEKYLLVAEYFNPTPVAIPYRGHVDRLFKREFAGEIMDRYPCMKLLDYGFVYRRDPHFPQDDISWFLMEKRL, from the coding sequence ATGTCTTTTAAAACTGAACAAGAAAAATCTTGGGCAGGGGAGTTCGGCACACAGTATATTAAAAGTCATGCATTGCTCTCGTCCAATCTATATTTTTTTCCAGGGCGTTACCGTTCAGCACACGGTGTGAAAACATGTATAAAATTCGGTGCCAACATTGGTATGAATCTTAAGGCGTTAAAGTTATTGTTTCCTGAACAGGAAAAATATGGCATTGAAATAAATTCAGATGCGGTAGGTGAATTGGTTAAAAATATCCCGCCCAATCATGTGTGTCACAGTTCAATACTGGATTTCCCGCCTCCCAACACACATAAAATGATATGGGATTTGGCGCTGATAAAGGGTGTGTTGATACATATCAATCCAGACGAATTGAATTTAGTGTATGACAAATTGGTAACTGCGTGTGAAAAATACCTGCTCGTGGCAGAATATTTCAACCCGACACCTGTCGCTATTCCTTATCGTGGTCATGTGGATCGTCTTTTTAAACGTGAATTTGCTGGTGAAATTATGGATCGTTATCCGTGTATGAAACTCCTGGACTATGGTTTTGTCTACCGAAGAGATCCTCATTTTCCACAAGATGATATCAGTTGGTTTCTCATGGAGAAGCGTTTATGA